From Actinomyces slackii, a single genomic window includes:
- a CDS encoding type 1 glutamine amidotransferase: MTETPRNDRSVSAEALAITVIEPERGAPLGRLGEWLFAEGASLTMVRLWQGEPVPALAELGDGLVVLGGAMNAHDDETHPWLEDLRALLREVVAARMPAITICLGAQVAAEALGGQTAVPSPHGREGGIVELELTQAAEADPLFAETVAEAVRAAVRAGIPTQDGTRLPVIVSHDDVVVALPQDAVLLASSQAAPVQAWRAGKLLALQHHPESSPERIGYWQARSFLRHQGVSGADSLPEEDMPAEAIEVGKAATQAAREVDPVIQAFGRALARGFARESRAYAARRTTA, from the coding sequence ATGACTGAAACACCGCGGAACGATAGGTCGGTCAGTGCTGAGGCCCTGGCGATCACCGTCATCGAGCCCGAGAGGGGCGCGCCCCTGGGTCGCCTGGGCGAGTGGCTCTTCGCCGAGGGCGCCTCCCTGACCATGGTGCGCCTGTGGCAGGGCGAGCCCGTGCCCGCCCTCGCGGAGCTGGGTGACGGCCTGGTGGTCCTGGGCGGGGCCATGAACGCCCACGACGACGAGACCCACCCCTGGCTGGAGGACCTGCGCGCGCTGCTGCGCGAGGTCGTGGCCGCGCGCATGCCCGCCATCACCATCTGCCTGGGCGCCCAGGTGGCGGCCGAGGCCCTGGGCGGCCAGACCGCCGTGCCCTCACCCCACGGCCGCGAGGGCGGCATCGTCGAGCTCGAGCTGACCCAGGCCGCCGAGGCCGACCCGCTCTTCGCCGAGACCGTGGCCGAGGCGGTGCGCGCAGCCGTGCGCGCCGGCATCCCCACCCAGGACGGCACCCGCCTGCCCGTCATCGTCTCCCACGACGACGTCGTCGTCGCCCTGCCCCAGGACGCTGTGCTGCTGGCCTCCTCCCAGGCGGCCCCCGTGCAGGCCTGGCGCGCCGGCAAGCTCCTGGCCCTCCAGCACCATCCGGAGTCCTCGCCCGAGCGCATCGGCTACTGGCAGGCCCGCTCCTTCCTGCGCCACCAGGGTGTCTCCGGCGCCGACTCCCTGCCCGAGGAGGACATGCCCGCCGAGGCCATCGAGGTAGGCAAGGCGGCGACGCAGGCCGCCCGGGAGGTCGACCCCGTCATCCAGGCCTTCGGCCGGGCGCTGGCGCGCGGCTTCGCCCGGGAATCACGCGCCTACGCGGCCCGTCGAACGACGGCCTGA
- a CDS encoding PspA/IM30 family protein: MAEKQSILGRVAQLTRANINALLDRAEDPEKMLNQLVRDYTSSIAEARDAVAQTIGNLRLAEKDHDADVAEARDWGNKALAASRKADQMRAAGDAAGADKWDSLAKIALTKQITAENEAKAAEPMIASQRQVVEQLKTGLQQMEVKLGELQSKRDQLVARQKTAEAQVKVQGAIRSINVMDPTSELARYEDQVRRVEAQAEGQMELAGSSLESQFAELEASSAQLEAEARLAALKAGGASPALPGSDSQTPAQITDGEVDAAFDQLKAQNQAQADESSY; encoded by the coding sequence ATGGCTGAGAAGCAGTCGATCCTGGGCCGCGTCGCCCAACTCACCCGGGCCAACATCAATGCGCTCCTGGATCGCGCCGAGGATCCGGAGAAGATGCTCAACCAGCTCGTGCGCGACTACACCAGCTCCATCGCCGAGGCCCGCGACGCCGTCGCCCAGACCATCGGCAACCTGCGCCTGGCGGAGAAGGACCACGACGCGGATGTCGCCGAGGCCCGCGACTGGGGCAACAAGGCCCTGGCCGCCTCGCGCAAGGCCGACCAGATGCGCGCCGCCGGGGACGCCGCGGGCGCGGACAAGTGGGACTCCCTGGCCAAGATCGCGCTGACCAAGCAGATCACGGCGGAGAACGAGGCCAAGGCCGCCGAGCCCATGATCGCCTCCCAGCGCCAGGTGGTTGAGCAGCTCAAGACCGGCCTGCAGCAGATGGAGGTCAAGCTCGGCGAGCTGCAGTCCAAGCGCGACCAACTCGTCGCCCGCCAGAAGACCGCCGAGGCCCAGGTCAAGGTTCAGGGCGCCATCCGCTCCATCAATGTCATGGACCCCACCAGCGAGCTGGCCCGCTACGAGGACCAGGTCCGCCGGGTCGAGGCCCAGGCGGAGGGGCAGATGGAGCTGGCGGGCTCCTCCCTGGAGTCCCAGTTCGCCGAGCTGGAGGCCTCCAGCGCCCAGTTGGAGGCCGAGGCGCGCCTGGCCGCCCTCAAGGCCGGGGGCGCGTCCCCCGCCCTGCCCGGGTCCGACTCCCAGACCCCCGCCCAGATCACCGACGGCGAGGTCGACGCCGCCTTCGACCAGCTCAAGGCCCAGAACCAGGCCCAGGCGGACGAGTCCTCCTACTGA
- a CDS encoding coiled-coil domain-containing protein gives MIFSRWMNRGQEQQSASGPTALEALRARAGNALVVADDAVRAADEELSYAQAQFGLSATDAFTEALARAREHVSRSFELRKLLEDDIPETPAQQREMYTEIQQRCEAAIAEIRSQEEAFNKRRGLEANLPTSFTETAQRADETEQAIVMADTLLVTLRAAYPESSLTSVSQAPEQARRLLAAGRTALDQARTSAQAGQEATAVEQVRIAQGSIAQAGALAAQVTGARERLQRASADLEAAIASISSDLVDAERLASMVPTATLSPLVAQAEAAVAQGRAATGPTPEGDPLAALDSLARAEAAIDAALAPAREREENDSRARASLGSRLARLNSQIEAVTAYITTHRGTVGSSARTALSEASRHATAATTMQTTDPTAALAEVAAAEPLVAQAQALAEADTRGGHYSGGPGAGGDSMGNLGALVLGGLLLGGAMNGGRSYGGWGGGLGDLGDLGDMFDFD, from the coding sequence ATGATCTTCTCGCGCTGGATGAACCGCGGCCAGGAGCAGCAGTCCGCCAGCGGTCCCACCGCGTTGGAGGCCCTGCGCGCCCGGGCCGGCAACGCCCTGGTCGTGGCCGACGACGCCGTGCGCGCCGCCGATGAGGAGCTGTCCTACGCCCAGGCCCAGTTCGGCCTGTCCGCCACCGATGCCTTCACCGAGGCCCTGGCGCGGGCGCGCGAGCACGTCTCGCGCTCCTTCGAACTGCGCAAGCTGCTGGAGGACGACATTCCCGAGACCCCCGCCCAGCAGCGCGAGATGTACACCGAGATCCAGCAGCGCTGCGAGGCCGCCATCGCCGAGATCCGCTCCCAGGAGGAGGCCTTCAACAAGCGCCGGGGCCTGGAGGCCAACCTGCCCACCTCCTTCACCGAGACCGCCCAGCGGGCCGACGAGACCGAGCAGGCCATCGTCATGGCCGACACCCTCCTGGTGACCCTGCGCGCCGCCTACCCCGAGTCCTCCCTGACCAGCGTCTCCCAGGCGCCCGAGCAGGCGCGCCGACTCCTGGCGGCCGGTCGCACCGCCCTGGACCAGGCCCGCACCAGCGCGCAGGCCGGGCAGGAGGCCACAGCCGTCGAGCAGGTGCGCATCGCCCAGGGATCCATCGCCCAGGCCGGGGCGCTGGCCGCGCAGGTCACGGGCGCGCGCGAGCGCCTCCAGCGGGCCAGCGCGGATCTGGAGGCGGCCATCGCCTCGATCTCCTCGGACCTGGTCGACGCCGAGCGCCTGGCCTCCATGGTCCCCACAGCCACGCTGTCCCCCCTGGTGGCCCAGGCTGAGGCCGCCGTCGCCCAGGGCCGGGCGGCCACCGGCCCTACCCCGGAGGGGGACCCTCTGGCGGCCCTGGACAGCCTGGCCCGCGCGGAGGCCGCCATCGACGCGGCCCTGGCCCCGGCCAGGGAGCGCGAGGAGAACGACTCGCGCGCCCGCGCCTCCCTGGGCTCGCGCCTGGCCCGCCTCAACTCGCAGATCGAGGCCGTCACCGCCTACATCACCACCCACCGCGGCACCGTGGGATCCTCGGCGCGCACCGCCCTGAGCGAGGCCTCCCGCCACGCCACCGCGGCCACCACCATGCAGACCACCGACCCGACCGCCGCCCTGGCGGAGGTCGCCGCGGCCGAGCCCCTCGTCGCCCAGGCCCAGGCCCTGGCAGAGGCCGATACGCGCGGCGGCCACTACTCCGGTGGCCCGGGCGCGGGCGGGGACTCCATGGGGAACCTCGGCGCGCTGGTCCTGGGCGGTCTGCTCCTGGGCGGGGCCATGAACGGCGGGCGGAGCTACGGGGGCTGGGGCGGGGGCCTGGGGGACCTAGGAGACCTGGGAGACATGTTCGACTTCGACTGA
- a CDS encoding DNA repair helicase XPB, whose protein sequence is MPAPAPDGPLIVQSDKSVLLEAAHPGAAEARRAIAPFAELERAPEHMHTYRITPLALWNARAAGLDAETVVHALITHSRFPVPHALLTEIAETMDRYGRLQLVAHPAHGLVLHSTDAPVLEEVLRSKRTKGLLGERIGPEDVVVHPSERGSLKQVLIKLGWPAEDLAGYVDGQAHPMALRDSPEAVAAGEPGAFALRPYQDEAVESFWAGGSGVVVLPCGAGKTLVGAAALARSSTTALILVTNAVSARQWKEELVRFTTLSPDEIGEYSGSRKEIRPVTIATYQVLTTKRKGVYPHLDLLDSHDWGLIVYDEVHLLPAPIFRMTADLQARRRLGLTATLVREDGREDEVFSLIGPKRYDAPWKDLENQGWIAPAVCTEVRLSLDASERMAYATAEPEDRYRLAASAPAKPRIVEALLARHPGESALVIGSYVDQLEELAAHLDAPVITGSTTVPERTRLYSAFRAGEVPVLVVSKVANFSIDLPGASVAVQVSGSFGSRQEEAQRLGRIMRPKDDGRQAHFYTVVARDTVDQDFAAHRQRFLAEQGYAYEIMEASDLLD, encoded by the coding sequence ATGCCTGCTCCTGCGCCCGATGGCCCCCTCATCGTCCAGTCCGACAAGTCCGTCCTGCTGGAGGCCGCTCATCCCGGCGCCGCTGAGGCACGCCGGGCCATCGCGCCCTTCGCCGAGCTGGAGCGGGCCCCGGAGCACATGCACACCTACCGGATCACGCCCCTGGCGCTGTGGAACGCCCGCGCCGCCGGGCTGGATGCCGAGACGGTGGTCCATGCCCTCATCACGCACTCGCGCTTCCCGGTGCCTCATGCGCTGCTGACCGAGATCGCCGAGACCATGGACCGCTACGGCCGCCTGCAGCTGGTGGCGCATCCCGCCCACGGCCTGGTGCTGCACTCCACGGATGCCCCGGTGCTGGAGGAGGTGCTGCGCTCCAAGCGCACCAAGGGACTGCTGGGGGAGCGGATCGGGCCCGAGGACGTCGTCGTCCACCCCTCGGAGCGGGGCAGCCTCAAGCAGGTGCTCATCAAGCTGGGCTGGCCGGCCGAGGACCTGGCCGGGTACGTCGATGGCCAGGCCCACCCCATGGCGCTGCGGGACTCCCCCGAGGCGGTGGCGGCCGGCGAGCCGGGGGCCTTCGCCCTGCGGCCCTACCAGGACGAGGCCGTGGAGTCCTTCTGGGCGGGGGGCTCGGGCGTGGTGGTCCTGCCCTGCGGCGCGGGCAAGACCCTGGTGGGGGCCGCGGCGCTGGCCCGCTCCTCGACGACGGCGCTGATCCTAGTGACCAATGCGGTCTCGGCGCGCCAGTGGAAGGAGGAGCTGGTCCGCTTCACCACCCTGAGCCCTGATGAGATCGGGGAGTACTCGGGGTCGCGCAAGGAGATCCGGCCGGTGACCATCGCGACCTACCAGGTGCTGACGACCAAGCGCAAGGGCGTCTACCCGCACCTGGACCTGCTGGACTCCCATGATTGGGGGCTGATCGTCTATGACGAGGTCCATCTGCTGCCCGCCCCGATCTTCCGGATGACCGCGGACCTGCAGGCGCGCCGCCGCCTGGGGCTGACTGCGACCCTGGTGCGCGAGGACGGGCGCGAGGACGAGGTCTTCAGCCTCATCGGTCCCAAGCGCTACGACGCCCCGTGGAAGGACCTGGAGAACCAGGGGTGGATCGCCCCGGCCGTGTGCACCGAGGTGCGCCTGAGCCTGGACGCCTCCGAGCGCATGGCCTACGCCACCGCCGAGCCGGAGGACCGCTACCGCCTGGCGGCCAGCGCCCCGGCCAAGCCGCGGATCGTCGAGGCGCTTCTGGCTCGCCACCCCGGGGAGTCCGCCCTGGTGATCGGCAGCTATGTGGATCAGCTCGAGGAGCTGGCGGCCCATCTGGACGCCCCGGTCATCACCGGGTCGACGACGGTGCCCGAGCGCACCCGCCTCTACAGCGCCTTCCGCGCCGGGGAGGTGCCCGTGCTGGTGGTCTCCAAGGTCGCCAACTTCTCCATCGATCTGCCCGGGGCCTCCGTGGCGGTGCAGGTCTCGGGGTCCTTCGGCTCGCGCCAGGAGGAGGCCCAGCGCCTAGGGCGGATCATGCGCCCCAAGGATGACGGGCGCCAGGCGCACTTCTACACGGTGGTGGCCCGTGACACCGTGGACCAGGATTTCGCGGCCCACCGCCAGCGCTTCCTGGCCGAGCAGGGCTACGCCTACGAGATCATGGAGGCCTCCGACCTCCTGGACTGA